In the genome of Candidatus Shapirobacteria bacterium, one region contains:
- a CDS encoding GlsB/YeaQ/YmgE family stress response membrane protein: MGILLWIIFGGLAGYIASVIMKTNYSQGTLSDIILGIVGAVVGGYLTGTVGQPGVTGFNVNSLIVAVVGAIVVIYIGRLIRNR; encoded by the coding sequence ATGGGTATTTTACTTTGGATAATCTTTGGAGGGTTGGCAGGCTATATTGCCTCCGTTATTATGAAGACTAATTATAGTCAGGGCACTTTGTCGGACATAATTTTGGGGATAGTCGGAGCGGTGGTGGGAGGATATTTGACAGGGACGGTGGGGCAACCGGGCGTAACAGGCTTTAATGTTAACAGCCTAATTGTGGCCGTAGTCGGGGCCATAGTAGTTATATATATTGGCCGGTTAATCCGAAATAGATAG
- a CDS encoding lmo0937 family membrane protein, with amino-acid sequence MGLLDIIVVLLILSWLGGFSLHLGGGLIHLLLVVAVIIFVVRLLG; translated from the coding sequence ATGGGATTATTGGACATAATCGTAGTGCTTCTAATTCTTTCGTGGTTGGGAGGATTTTCTCTCCACTTGGGAGGAGGGTTAATCCACCTACTTTTGGTTGTTGCAGTTATCATTTTTGTAGTCCGATTATTGGGCTAA
- a CDS encoding DUF3096 domain-containing protein, with protein MNLSFTNLSPLTSLVFGILILVFPRIINYLIAAYLIIVGLIGLGILG; from the coding sequence ATGAACCTATCTTTTACAAACTTAAGTCCTTTGACTTCGTTGGTATTTGGGATATTAATATTGGTGTTCCCAAGAATTATTAACTATCTAATCGCGGCCTATCTGATAATCGTGGGGCTTATCGGCTTGGGTATTTTGGGATAA
- a CDS encoding NUDIX domain-containing protein translates to MKKCDCELCKFENPKPTVTAVIIRDGKILVLKRNENPFAGEWDFAGGYLQKNETPEEALKRELKEELGVESDLKFLGYFAGTASYHDYEFPVINIAYYANLLGDIKLNTEENSEVVWMPISELETVAFDSNQKILKYIKKQKRED, encoded by the coding sequence ATGAAAAAGTGTGATTGCGAGCTATGTAAATTTGAAAATCCGAAGCCAACTGTGACGGCCGTTATAATCAGGGATGGTAAAATTTTGGTATTAAAAAGAAATGAAAATCCTTTTGCGGGAGAGTGGGATTTTGCCGGTGGTTATTTACAAAAAAACGAGACACCCGAAGAGGCCTTGAAGAGAGAGCTAAAAGAAGAGTTGGGAGTTGAAAGTGATCTTAAATTTTTGGGGTATTTTGCCGGAACAGCCAGCTATCATGATTATGAGTTCCCGGTGATAAACATTGCTTATTACGCCAACCTTTTGGGGGATATCAAACTAAATACTGAAGAAAATTCAGAAGTTGTGTGGATGCCTATATCAGAACTCGAGACGGTGGCTTTTGACTCAAACCAAAAAATACTTAAATATATAAAGAAGCAGAAACGGGAGGATTAG
- a CDS encoding GNAT family protein: MGTNRISGDLVFLEPLKSEEKIQIIDWNKDPEVSKYTEPWDFSEIDSKSISFGIHDKISSKLIGDVGISSIDLKNKHAEIGLTIGNKNCWGKGFGTDTVKTILKYCFEDLKLIKIFLDVWVENERAIGCYIKCGFKKDGILREHVFKDGTYHDKLIMSILDREYKKHVSPTRNFLSLKGSVKSLRKSSDKKMDKNILSYVKDAR; this comes from the coding sequence ATGGGAACTAATAGAATTTCCGGTGATTTAGTTTTTCTTGAACCACTAAAGTCTGAGGAAAAAATACAAATTATTGATTGGAATAAAGATCCTGAAGTTTCTAAATATACGGAGCCTTGGGATTTTAGTGAGATAGATTCTAAAAGTATTAGTTTTGGAATACACGACAAAATCTCTTCGAAGCTAATTGGAGATGTAGGAATAAGCTCGATTGATCTAAAAAATAAACACGCAGAAATTGGCCTGACTATTGGTAATAAAAATTGTTGGGGGAAAGGATTCGGGACTGATACTGTTAAAACAATTTTAAAATATTGTTTCGAGGATTTAAAATTAATCAAAATATTTTTGGATGTTTGGGTAGAAAACGAGAGAGCGATTGGATGTTATATAAAATGCGGGTTTAAAAAAGATGGCATTTTGAGAGAACATGTTTTTAAAGATGGAACGTATCACGACAAATTGATAATGAGTATTTTGGATAGAGAATATAAAAAGCATGTTAGTCCGACTAGAAATTTTCTGTCACTTAAGGGGTCGGTAAAATCTTTGAGAAAATCTTCTGATAAAAAGATGGATAAAAATATTTTGTCCTATGTAAAAGACGCCAGGTAA
- a CDS encoding Trp family transcriptional regulator, with translation MKNKDIKELIKTLLSTKTESEMFDLLKGLLTSGELGEISSRLSIVRLLKEGVPQRKIADKLRVGIATVTRGSRELKNGRFKNI, from the coding sequence ATGAAAAATAAAGATATAAAAGAACTAATAAAAACCCTGCTTAGCACAAAAACTGAAAGCGAAATGTTTGATCTGCTAAAAGGGCTTTTGACCTCCGGTGAGCTTGGTGAAATATCAAGCAGGTTAAGCATAGTAAGACTATTAAAAGAAGGGGTGCCTCAACGCAAAATAGCCGATAAATTAAGAGTGGGGATAGCAACTGTTACCCGGGGCTCGAGAGAGCTAAAAAACGGCAGATTTAAGAATATATAA
- a CDS encoding amino acid racemase → MKNTKKIGIIGGVGPQATQFIFEKIINFSQIKYGAKNNNDYPQILIESVPVPDFISDTNQIEIAKVMLTESARSLTRAGATRLCIGSNTVHILLEELRKSTEIQFMSMIELVAQNCVKQGFSKVGLLGTPVLVKSRLYDKELEKNGIELISPTGNEVKIADSIIREVLAGKKEFRKKQEYIGALNNLFKRGSEAIILGCTELPLAINYEALGNKMISSDEVLAEGIVDYYYRLE, encoded by the coding sequence ATGAAGAATACGAAAAAGATCGGCATTATCGGCGGGGTCGGCCCACAAGCGACTCAATTTATCTTTGAAAAAATAATTAATTTTTCTCAGATTAAATACGGGGCTAAAAACAACAATGATTATCCGCAGATTTTGATTGAAAGCGTGCCTGTGCCAGATTTTATATCTGATACAAATCAAATAGAAATTGCCAAAGTAATGCTAACCGAATCGGCCCGATCCCTGACAAGGGCGGGGGCGACAAGACTGTGTATTGGCAGTAATACGGTTCACATATTACTTGAGGAATTGAGAAAAAGTACCGAAATTCAGTTTATGTCGATGATTGAATTGGTGGCTCAAAATTGCGTAAAACAGGGCTTTAGTAAAGTTGGCCTGTTGGGAACACCGGTTTTAGTTAAATCGAGATTGTATGACAAAGAACTGGAAAAGAACGGCATTGAACTAATTTCGCCGACTGGAAATGAAGTTAAAATTGCTGACAGCATTATCCGTGAAGTGCTAGCGGGCAAAAAAGAATTTCGTAAAAAACAGGAATATATCGGAGCATTGAATAATCTTTTTAAAAGAGGGAGTGAGGCAATAATACTCGGATGTACTGAGCTTCCATTGGCGATTAACTACGAAGCACTAGGGAACAAGATGATTAGCTCAGATGAAGTTCTGGCTGAAGGAATCGTGGATTACTATTACAGATTGGAGTGA
- a CDS encoding DUF5657 family protein has product MLQINTLMLLAGKLFAILGTILYFIFSIVIVKQVTSMSSNVYDKFNAILIAFSYLHLLFSILLIILAIVFL; this is encoded by the coding sequence GTGTTACAAATCAATACCCTCATGCTTTTAGCCGGAAAATTATTCGCTATTCTGGGCACTATTTTATATTTCATTTTCTCTATTGTTATTGTCAAGCAGGTCACTTCCATGTCTAGCAATGTTTATGATAAATTCAATGCCATTTTAATTGCTTTTTCCTACTTACATCTGCTTTTTTCCATCCTCCTCATAATCCTCGCCATCGTTTTTCTTTAA